In Planctomycetia bacterium, one DNA window encodes the following:
- a CDS encoding polysaccharide deacetylase family protein, translated as MYRVLNKVVGWLGRLFGVMPPSDQARGGAGDALPVARTTVGLCFDFAPGIGFESAREADIGLDLILGKLNEMRLTATFFCPAKLCETMPGRLEQIASRGHELGCLGYADEEPRKLTEDALAQMIIACRSAFERRGWKPAGYRYPHSDWDARLNAVLPRQQFIYHAHHDHAKHPYRVARGPDLVRVPICTDDRGLRRRQETVNLTLSKHLRYLRKAIARGTYVAVAFHPAILAEDPDHMSHWEEWVRAAVRSRADVGPLVRALPEALRPVSSEPAAKREKT; from the coding sequence ATGTATCGCGTGCTTAACAAGGTTGTCGGCTGGCTTGGACGTCTGTTTGGGGTGATGCCCCCCTCTGACCAAGCTCGCGGCGGCGCGGGCGACGCGCTGCCGGTCGCACGCACGACGGTCGGCCTGTGTTTCGATTTCGCGCCGGGCATCGGTTTTGAAAGCGCTCGCGAGGCGGACATCGGACTGGACCTCATCCTCGGCAAGCTGAACGAGATGCGGCTCACCGCGACGTTTTTCTGCCCGGCCAAACTCTGCGAGACGATGCCCGGGCGGCTGGAACAGATCGCCTCGCGCGGCCACGAGCTGGGCTGCCTCGGATACGCCGACGAGGAACCTCGCAAACTCACCGAAGACGCCCTGGCGCAGATGATCATTGCCTGCCGCAGCGCGTTTGAGCGACGAGGCTGGAAGCCCGCCGGGTATCGCTATCCGCACTCCGACTGGGACGCGCGGCTCAACGCCGTGCTGCCGCGGCAGCAGTTCATCTACCACGCCCACCACGATCACGCGAAACACCCCTATCGCGTCGCCCGCGGTCCGGACCTGGTGCGCGTGCCGATCTGCACCGACGATCGCGGCCTGCGCCGCCGGCAGGAGACCGTGAACCTGACGCTGTCCAAGCATTTGCGCTATCTGCGAAAAGCGATCGCGCGCGGGACGTATGTCGCCGTGGCGTTCCACCCGGCGATTCTCGCGGAAGACCCCGATCACATGAGCCACTGGGAGGAATGGGTCCGGGCTGCCGTGCGCAGCCGGGCGGACGTCGGCCCGCTGGTGCGCGCGCTGCCGGAGGCCCTTCGCCCGGTATCGAGCGAACCCGCGGCCAAAAGGGAAAAGACCTGA
- a CDS encoding TlpA family protein disulfide reductase has product MTRGFVRGLKSMAWLATSAILGSGSAASAAPQIGDKAPPIKVAKWFNQAPAVLPGGAGAEKHTFVVEFWATWCGPCLKSIPHLAELHRKHSKDGLVILGISNEEAEVVDKFMKKKKPDGSMIDMPYSVGIDDELGTNNKWMEGIDGIPHAFIVSKSGEVVWTGHPMDPAFDSALEQTLAGKLDAASAKKMAETDKKFNEVMMQLRPAYEAKDSAKLVKLLDEAIALKPGEVQPYYIKRQVLTEFDMADKIPALESEMDKAIANSPRGLMEFVQIEMGRELAERGDPRRLLAAARRAAELNKTAEGHLVRARVEAEMGMLDAAIESAKAAVQLASGDAKTESEKVLKYFQAAKQIGAEGATKP; this is encoded by the coding sequence ATGACTCGAGGATTTGTCCGCGGTTTGAAATCAATGGCGTGGCTGGCGACGTCGGCCATTCTGGGGAGTGGCTCGGCGGCGTCGGCCGCACCGCAGATCGGCGACAAGGCGCCGCCGATCAAGGTAGCCAAGTGGTTCAACCAGGCGCCGGCGGTGTTGCCCGGTGGCGCGGGCGCCGAAAAGCACACGTTCGTGGTCGAGTTCTGGGCGACGTGGTGCGGGCCTTGTCTGAAAAGTATTCCGCACTTGGCGGAGCTGCATCGCAAGCACAGCAAAGACGGCCTTGTGATCCTGGGCATCAGCAACGAGGAGGCGGAGGTCGTCGACAAGTTCATGAAGAAGAAGAAGCCCGACGGCTCGATGATCGACATGCCTTACAGCGTCGGCATCGACGACGAGCTGGGCACGAACAACAAGTGGATGGAAGGGATCGACGGCATCCCGCACGCCTTCATCGTCAGCAAGTCCGGTGAAGTCGTCTGGACCGGCCACCCGATGGATCCGGCGTTCGATTCGGCGCTGGAGCAAACGCTGGCGGGCAAGCTCGACGCGGCCTCGGCGAAGAAAATGGCCGAGACCGACAAGAAGTTCAACGAAGTGATGATGCAGTTGCGACCGGCCTACGAGGCGAAGGATTCGGCAAAGCTGGTGAAGTTGCTGGACGAGGCGATTGCCCTGAAGCCCGGCGAAGTCCAGCCGTATTACATCAAGCGTCAGGTCCTGACGGAGTTCGACATGGCGGACAAGATTCCGGCGTTGGAGTCCGAGATGGACAAGGCGATCGCCAATTCTCCGCGCGGCTTGATGGAGTTTGTGCAGATCGAAATGGGGCGGGAGCTGGCGGAACGCGGCGATCCGCGACGATTGCTGGCCGCCGCCCGGCGCGCGGCGGAGTTGAACAAGACCGCCGAGGGCCATTTGGTTCGGGCACGGGTCGAGGCCGAGATGGGCATGCTGGATGCGGCGATCGAATCGGCCAAGGCGGCGGTCCAGCTGGCCAGCGGCGACGCCAAGACCGAGAGTGAAAAAGTCCTCAAGTACTTCCAGGCAGCGAAGCAGATCGGCGCGGAAGGGGCGACCAAGCCGTAG
- a CDS encoding NYN domain-containing protein, which produces MVQVKQSTRLIAYVDGFNLYFGMKQSKYERYMWLNVHALIASLLKADQVLVCVRYFTSRVIGDAGKMARQTSYLEALETVPDVHINYGKYQRQDRRCSVCKATDYVANEKMTDVNIATELMADAFQDQFDVAMLVSADSDLTSPVRRVRGLFPDKRVIIAFPPARTSRELVGAASASFTIGRQKLATSQLPDLVMRADGHRLSRPATWH; this is translated from the coding sequence ATGGTGCAAGTCAAGCAAAGCACTCGACTCATTGCATACGTCGATGGGTTCAATCTCTATTTCGGCATGAAGCAAAGCAAATATGAGAGGTACATGTGGCTTAACGTTCACGCCCTGATCGCATCACTCCTAAAGGCCGACCAGGTATTGGTTTGTGTGCGATACTTCACGTCGAGAGTCATCGGGGATGCAGGCAAAATGGCCCGCCAGACTTCGTACCTGGAGGCGCTTGAGACGGTTCCCGATGTCCATATTAACTATGGAAAATACCAACGGCAAGACCGACGGTGCTCCGTCTGCAAGGCGACAGATTATGTTGCCAACGAGAAAATGACGGACGTAAACATAGCCACTGAACTCATGGCGGACGCTTTTCAAGATCAATTCGATGTCGCCATGCTCGTTTCAGCAGATAGCGATCTGACATCCCCGGTTCGACGGGTGCGCGGGCTGTTTCCGGACAAGAGGGTCATCATCGCATTTCCTCCGGCTCGCACCTCCAGAGAACTTGTCGGGGCAGCCAGCGCATCGTTTACCATTGGGCGTCAGAAACTAGCGACCAGTCAGCTCCCCGATCTCGTCATGCGTGCGGACGGGCATAGGTTGTCTCGCCCTGCAACCTGGCATTAG
- the plsY gene encoding glycerol-3-phosphate 1-O-acyltransferase PlsY, translating to MTNATNMALLFLGAHLAGTIPFGLLVARLKGVDIRSVGSGNVGATNVGRVLGRKWGVLVLLLDAGKGAAATIAARLVMDHAGMVGVTQRDLVWLGAGFACVLGNIAPFYLGFRGGKGVAASLGAIMGIYPYMTLPGLAVLFVFAVTALVSRYVSLASIVAACSLPLIFSAACLLAGWPLVEHWPLFSLGVLLATFITIRHRANLARIRAGTENRIGSRTDR from the coding sequence ATGACGAACGCCACAAACATGGCACTGCTTTTCCTCGGCGCGCACCTCGCCGGGACGATCCCGTTCGGCCTCCTCGTCGCGCGGCTCAAGGGCGTCGACATTCGATCGGTCGGCAGCGGCAACGTCGGCGCGACCAACGTCGGCCGCGTGCTGGGTCGCAAATGGGGCGTGCTCGTCCTGCTGCTCGACGCCGGCAAGGGCGCGGCCGCCACGATCGCGGCACGCCTCGTGATGGACCACGCCGGCATGGTCGGCGTTACCCAGCGCGATCTCGTCTGGCTCGGCGCGGGGTTCGCCTGCGTCCTGGGGAACATCGCGCCGTTCTATCTCGGCTTTCGCGGCGGAAAGGGCGTGGCGGCGTCGCTCGGCGCGATCATGGGAATCTACCCGTACATGACCCTGCCTGGTCTCGCCGTGTTGTTTGTGTTCGCCGTCACCGCGCTGGTCAGCCGCTACGTCTCCCTCGCCTCGATCGTGGCGGCCTGTTCCCTGCCGTTGATCTTCTCCGCTGCCTGCCTCCTGGCGGGTTGGCCGCTCGTTGAGCATTGGCCGCTTTTCTCGTTAGGTGTGCTGCTGGCCACCTTCATCACCATTCGTCATCGTGCCAATCTCGCTCGCATTCGCGCTGGGACCGAGAACCGAATCGGCTCTCGCACGGACCGATAA
- a CDS encoding PKD domain-containing protein, which yields MLRSSRSFRFCVAFLFLAAAGLGGCATLGGILPFGVITAVQLFDQPNYTMALSVDSAVSNPAAVSKVNWVFGDGGGFVAGAPGRTTITYKYAAPGTYNVTAYIFGTDGTIAATLNNDITVLPGDGVNPPTGDLPGLISAANPADGAENVNVRVVLTWTGGANADSNDIYLGTDEDAVNAANDGTAGIFQGNQEENSFDPEGEDGFLQPDTEYFWRIDTVNAVGITKGVVRSFRTAKAPEKAKTPTPANNSVSARADQVLSWVAGARTSNHDVYFGKNLMAVTDATPETEDIFIGNQGGTTFDPSDEDADIEGELLPATTYFWRVDEVGIGGITKGDVWSFTTRPAPPPITSPNPADMAIDVGVEQVLSWNAPGSVENYDVYFGFDAADVADATRDSPEFMGNQTNKLFDPGTLISSFTYFWRVDTRGPGGTSRGTVLTFTTADAPAQVVAPFTPANNALNQSIDQILQWTAGVGGDVDEYQVYFSNVESQVVNAVTSARVAVLDVAQTQFDLPNDLMPATTYYWRVDTVGPGGRTIGPLLRFTTGALAGLATNPNPLNTAIEVAPDAVLSWTAGVGSSSSDIYFGTSQSAVNAATTSDAEFRGNTAGNTFDPFGASPMAANTTYFWRIDSRSTGGPNKGTIWQFKTGPGRATNPSPAHLATGTSNNPTLSWTAGIGTDSHNVYFGEDETAVTDANTLSPEFRGNQTGTTFNPGSLISVTTYFWRIDEVAANGDTTKGLVWRFTTELPKATNPDPSNLASGVLLDAILSWTAAAGAASYNVYFGTSLAAVSNATTSDPEFQGNQAGTLFDPPGLMTANTQFFWRIDSVTGMTTTKGDVWRFTTLAPPAQVSGPNPLNGATNVSITVTLMWATAGSATSYDVYFGTSQMAVQNATTSDPEFQGNQPGTNFTPAGLVNNTQYFWRIDSKNTAGTTTGSVFSFTTVP from the coding sequence ATGCTGCGCTCGTCACGATCGTTCCGTTTCTGCGTCGCGTTCCTGTTCCTAGCAGCCGCCGGATTGGGTGGCTGCGCGACCCTCGGCGGCATCCTGCCGTTCGGGGTCATCACCGCCGTGCAGCTCTTCGACCAACCCAATTACACCATGGCCTTGAGCGTTGACTCGGCCGTCTCGAATCCGGCAGCGGTTTCGAAAGTGAACTGGGTCTTCGGCGACGGCGGAGGGTTTGTCGCCGGCGCGCCGGGTCGCACGACGATTACCTACAAGTACGCCGCGCCGGGAACCTACAACGTCACGGCCTACATCTTCGGCACCGACGGCACCATCGCGGCAACGCTCAACAACGACATCACGGTCTTGCCGGGTGACGGCGTCAATCCGCCGACCGGCGACCTGCCCGGGCTGATCTCGGCGGCGAATCCGGCCGACGGCGCGGAAAACGTCAACGTGCGCGTCGTGCTGACGTGGACCGGCGGCGCGAACGCCGACAGCAACGACATTTATCTCGGCACCGACGAAGATGCCGTCAACGCCGCCAACGACGGCACGGCCGGCATTTTCCAAGGCAACCAGGAAGAGAACTCCTTTGACCCCGAGGGGGAAGACGGCTTCCTGCAGCCGGATACGGAGTACTTCTGGCGGATCGATACCGTCAACGCCGTCGGCATCACCAAGGGCGTCGTGCGCAGCTTCCGCACGGCCAAGGCTCCGGAGAAGGCCAAGACGCCGACGCCGGCCAACAATTCGGTTTCAGCCCGCGCGGATCAGGTGCTGTCGTGGGTCGCCGGGGCACGCACATCCAATCATGATGTCTATTTTGGAAAGAACCTGATGGCCGTGACGGATGCCACGCCCGAAACGGAAGACATCTTCATCGGGAATCAGGGCGGCACGACGTTTGACCCGTCCGACGAGGACGCCGACATCGAAGGTGAACTGCTCCCCGCCACGACTTACTTCTGGCGCGTTGACGAAGTCGGCATCGGCGGCATCACCAAGGGCGACGTGTGGTCGTTCACCACGCGACCGGCCCCGCCGCCGATCACCAGCCCGAATCCGGCCGACATGGCGATCGATGTCGGCGTCGAACAGGTTTTGAGTTGGAACGCGCCGGGCAGCGTCGAGAATTACGACGTGTACTTCGGGTTTGACGCCGCCGATGTCGCCGATGCGACGCGCGACAGCCCCGAGTTCATGGGCAACCAGACGAACAAGCTTTTCGATCCCGGCACGCTGATTTCGAGCTTCACCTATTTCTGGCGCGTCGATACGCGCGGCCCCGGAGGAACGAGCCGCGGGACCGTGCTCACGTTCACGACGGCGGACGCGCCGGCCCAGGTGGTCGCGCCGTTCACGCCGGCCAACAACGCGCTGAACCAGAGCATCGATCAGATTCTGCAATGGACCGCGGGAGTCGGCGGCGACGTCGATGAATACCAAGTCTACTTCAGCAACGTTGAATCCCAGGTGGTCAATGCCGTGACCTCGGCGCGCGTCGCCGTGCTCGACGTGGCCCAGACCCAGTTCGATCTGCCGAACGATCTGATGCCCGCCACGACGTACTACTGGCGCGTCGACACCGTCGGCCCCGGCGGCCGCACCATCGGCCCGCTGCTGCGATTCACCACGGGCGCGCTGGCCGGTCTGGCCACCAATCCCAACCCGCTGAACACCGCGATTGAGGTCGCGCCCGATGCCGTCTTGTCGTGGACCGCCGGCGTCGGTTCGTCATCCAGCGATATCTACTTCGGAACCAGCCAGTCGGCCGTCAACGCCGCCACGACCTCCGATGCGGAGTTCCGGGGCAATACGGCCGGCAATACGTTCGATCCGTTCGGGGCCTCGCCGATGGCCGCCAATACGACTTACTTCTGGCGCATCGACTCGCGCAGCACCGGCGGGCCGAACAAAGGGACGATCTGGCAGTTCAAGACCGGTCCGGGCCGCGCCACCAACCCCTCACCGGCGCATCTGGCCACCGGCACGTCCAACAATCCGACGCTCTCGTGGACGGCCGGCATCGGAACCGACAGTCACAACGTGTACTTCGGCGAGGACGAAACGGCCGTCACCGACGCCAACACGCTTAGTCCGGAGTTCCGCGGCAATCAGACCGGCACGACGTTCAATCCGGGTTCGCTCATCTCGGTGACGACGTATTTCTGGCGTATCGATGAAGTCGCCGCCAACGGAGACACCACGAAGGGCCTCGTTTGGCGATTCACGACCGAGTTGCCGAAGGCGACCAATCCCGATCCGTCGAATCTGGCGTCGGGCGTGCTGCTTGATGCGATTCTCTCGTGGACGGCTGCCGCCGGCGCGGCATCCTACAATGTCTATTTCGGGACGAGCCTGGCCGCCGTGTCGAACGCGACCACGTCCGATCCGGAGTTCCAGGGCAATCAGGCCGGCACGCTGTTTGACCCGCCGGGCCTGATGACCGCCAACACGCAGTTCTTCTGGCGCATCGATTCCGTGACCGGCATGACGACGACCAAGGGCGATGTCTGGCGCTTCACGACGCTGGCCCCGCCGGCGCAGGTCAGCGGACCGAACCCGCTCAACGGCGCGACGAACGTCTCGATCACGGTGACGCTCATGTGGGCCACGGCTGGCAGTGCGACCAGTTACGACGTGTACTTCGGGACGAGCCAGATGGCGGTGCAGAATGCCACGACGTCCGATCCCGAGTTCCAGGGCAACCAGCCGGGCACGAACTTCACGCCGGCGGGCCTCGTGAACAACACGCAATACTTCTGGAGGATCGACTCGAAGAACACCGCCGGCACCACGACCGGGAGCGTCTTCAGCTTCACGACGGTTCCGTAG